The DNA window ACGCTGCTGAAGGCTCTCCTTTCGGTTCTGCAACGACCGGCGCAGGGCCTCCGGCGAGCTGAGGGCACGCTTATGGAGGTGGAGGACGGTCCAGTTTGCCAGTGTGCGCGTCTGTGCACTTCCCCGTTCGGCACTCGACAAGACCCGCTGCCCGTATTCTTCGACGGCCTCGATCGCCTTCTGCTCGTAGGAGGTCGGCGGTACAATAATCTCCTCTTGGTCCCGATCCGGAAAGGGATTGTCGTCTGCGTCTTGGCCAAACCATTCCTGCACGTCCTGCCGCCGGCGCTGGCATACATAGTTTGCTGCCCGATCCCCGTGAATCGTCGGGTCGTGGGACGGCCCCGTGACGAGCCCTTCTCTGAGCAACCGGAGAAGGCTCGCGAATGAGTCGGTGTATCCGTTGTGTGGGGTCGCGGTGAGGAGAAGCAGATGTTTGATGCGGTCGCTGTCAGCAACCGCCTGCGCAAACTCCCACCGCTGCGTCGACGCCGATTGGCCCGGGCTTGACTCGTGCGGCTTCGCGGCAAGGTGCGCCTCATCGAAGAGGGCAACGTCCCAGTCCTGCTCCAGAATCTGATTCTTGACGGCCGGCTGCTTCGCGTAGTCGATCGAGGTGATCAGCACCGGGAACTGTCCCCACGGACTGGCCCCGGCCGGGAGCTCGCGCTCCATTTCCCGGCGGTGCCGGGACGAGATGATTCGAGCGGGCAGGTGGAAGAAGTAGTCCAGCGCCTCCCGCCACTGCTCGCGCAGGGCCGCCGGGACGACGACCAGCACGCGAGACGCCCGCTGTCGGGCCATGAGCTCCGTGATGATGAGTCCGGCCTCGATCGTTTTCCCGAGCCCCACGTCGTCGGCAAGGAGCATCCGCACCCGCTCCTGCATCTCAAGCGCCATCACGACCGGCACCAGCTGGAAGTCCTTCGGGATGACGCGACTCCGCTGCAGGCTCAGGAGCGGGGCCGTGCCGTGTAGCATACTTAGCCGGTGGGCACGAAGCAGAAGATCCTGGGCCGCCTGGGCGCCGATGAGCTCCCTCGACGGCCAGTCCAGATTGCTCCGATTGACGTCCTCCACCGGAAGATAGAATCGCTGCTGTCCGGCATCACCGCTATCGATCGGCGTCGCGGTAAGAATCTCGTCGTCTTGCTGGTCGACGCGCCAAAGTCGATCACGGGCGGAGATGACGGTGCCGGGCGAAAAGCTCTGTTGGGCCATCCTGGAGTTGCGAGTCTAACTGATAGGCTCCAGTTGGAGCCAAGAACTGTCGGTGCGTGCTAAAGAGAAGCACTGCCCTCCAACATACAACTCTACCACCGCCGTGACAACGACCCTGTATTCCTGACTTCAACCGATCGCGCAACCCAATAGCTCTACTTCGTTGCGGATCGAACGGGAATCGGATTTCGGATCTGAATCGACGAGATCACTTGACTTTACTTGACAAATAATCGCCCCGGCTCCGGCCCACAGCTCTGAAAGTTGTGATCGTGAGTCCGACCCATGGCACAGATCTCAATCGAGTAGGAATCGAACGTCGAGATGACTGGGGAGATCGGGTTCGTCTCCCTCGACCCTCATGTAGGTTTCCTCATTCAGGATGGGAACGTAGCTGCACCGACACCCCTCATTGGCACAGTTCCCGTGAGGAAGTGGTGTTTGGTTACGTGCTTCCTGAATTGTGTACTGCTTGCCATCCCGCTTCAGGCATGGCGTACACGTGTCCTGATCGCGTCGGGACATAACCATCACTCTGTGTGCTCCGAAGCGCTCCGCTCGATCGAGGAGCTTGGCCGCGAACACGTCCGACTCCAATTCCTCGGGAGCCTCTTCTTCCAGGTATTGACCGGATAGAAACTGTTGTGCCTCTTGTCGGGAAAACTCGGTATGAGCCCTTACAATCTTCTCGAATTTGCTCTCGGTCGGCCAACCGGGGACCAGGGGAAAATCCATCGCTCTACGGATGTGTTGAGAAGACGATAGGAGCTTGTATTTCGACCCATTTCGGAGGTTTTGGGGACGTCATGGGGACGAGATTTTTCGATCACGGCCATATTCGGCATCCTAAGGCCCTGAAAGCCGTTTTGTGGTAACACACCACGTGATTCAGGGTCACGTGGCCTTTACGGCCGTGGAGGTTCGAGTCCTCTCTCGGGCACCGTTTGGAACTCCTCTCTCAAACCCCGCTCAGCCCCGTTATACGGCGGTTGAGACGGGGTTTCTCTATTCCCCTTCCCTCTGTGCCCGTTTCTCCCCTCTCCTCGCAAAGCGGGTCATCCCCCCTAATTGTACATCCCACTGTGTACAGGCTCTTCTCCAGTGCCAGCCGTTGATTGCGACAATTGTGATCGCCCTCAACTCTGGCCGTTCCCCTTTGGACACCTTCCAGGGCCTTCGTCGTATGTCCCTTCCCCACCAGCGACGTACAAGGCCTTTCTGCTCATGACGACAACCGCAGACGAGTCTTCCCGTCCCGACGCCTTCGCGAATCTGCCCAAACACATCAGCTACGTGCCTCAGGGGGGCGGCTCCGGCCTGCAGGTCCGTATTTGGCGAGACGGGACTACCTACCAGAAGTTTTTTGCCCAAAGCCACTTCGACACGGACGAGGACTGCCTCGCTGCCGCCCGGTTTTGGCGCGACCTCAAACTCCAGGAGCTTCCGGCGCCTCAAGGTCCCGGCGTAGAGCAGACGGAGAATGTGCGTGAAAAGATCAGCGAGAAGATGACGCGGACCGGCATCCGGGGCCTGGGCTTCCAAGTCGGAAAGAAAAGCGGCACGTTTCGCCTCTACGCAACTGCCCAGTGGCGAGAGGAAGGACAAAATTGGTCGAGGATGCGCTCCCTACACGCCCATGGGATCGATGGCGCGGCCACTCAACTCTCCAGGATCCTCGTCACGCAAATCCCGGAGCACAAAGGAACGAATCCCGCCCAACTGGCAACGGAGTGCGCCCGGGCGCTTCGCCGGCTCATCAGCCGCATCTATCGGTCTGGACGGTACCCCTCTTCCCGCCATGGTCACGAGGAGGAGCGATATGAGGCCCTTGCCCGGTTCGTCGAGCAGACGGCGTCCCTGCCCGTGGAACCGCCGGACGATGCCTAACCATTTTGCTTTATACGGCCCCTCTTCGCCGAGCACTGCCCCACACATGCGATCGGAAACCCCTGCCACCGAATGGCCGACAGCAATGAGTCAATCGCAGACGCTCGCTCGGTCCGTCCACGACTCCTTTCTTTGGTCCCGCCCGTCCTTCGGCGACTGAGGACATCCAATAAAAACACCCGCTTCCGGCGAGCAGAAGCGGGGGGTTGGTCGTGCGCTCGGGAGGATTCGAACCCCCGGCCTTCGGTACCGGAAACCGATGCTCTGTCCGACTGAGCTACGAGCGCATCTCTGCTAATATGCAGTCATGTCCTTCGGGTCACACCCCGAAATGTTCCTGCGTCCTGCGAAGAATCGGCAAAGGGACAAACCGCAGGAGACGCGAGACTTTCAATCGTGCACTTCTCATGCTAATACGCTCGTCGCCATGGACGCCGATCGCTCGAATGCCGACGCTTCCACCGCCCCCACGTTGAACGATCAATGGGGGCGACCGCTGTTCTTGAACGGCCCGCTGGAAACCTCTCGCCGGTCTCCGACGACCCTGCTCGTCATGGGCCTCCTGGGACTGGGGGCTTCCTTCATCCTCTTCCAGGTGGTCGTAAGCCCCATTCTCCTCTTCGCGCAAATTGGACTGTCGGAAGGCGGACTTTCGAACCTTGGGGATCCCAACGCCCTCCTCACTACCTATACGCGCGAGCTGATTATCAGCAACAGCGTAGGCCAACTCTTTGGACTCGCTGTTCCCGCCCTCCTGATGGCCCGCCTCCACACTCGGCAGGTCACTAGCTACGTGCGATTCCGGGCCGTCGACCTCCGGCTCGTGCTTCTGTCGATTGTTGGGGTTCTGGCCCTCCAGCCCGTCGTGCAGTGGCTGGCGCAGATTAACAAGCAGTTGCCGCTCCCGGAAACCATGCGGATGCTTGAGCAATCGCAGCTTGAACTGA is part of the Salinibacter sp. 10B genome and encodes:
- a CDS encoding CPBP family intramembrane glutamic endopeptidase, translating into MDADRSNADASTAPTLNDQWGRPLFLNGPLETSRRSPTTLLVMGLLGLGASFILFQVVVSPILLFAQIGLSEGGLSNLGDPNALLTTYTRELIISNSVGQLFGLAVPALLMARLHTRQVTSYVRFRAVDLRLVLLSIVGVLALQPVVQWLAQINKQLPLPETMRMLEQSQLELIQSVLESGLGVEFNLVMLALVPGICEELLFRGYAQRQFERATGVVGGILLSGILFGLYHLRLSQLLPLALLGIYLAYLTWRTGSLWPAILVHMAHNGIAVLAARYAQQHPSYDLQTLEQASMPWYAVGAGFAIFGGILYVLHPLAHQLRENE